CGCTCGGCGCATTTGTTGCACGCTCCGCAGTGCGTCCCCCCACACGGGTCGATGCACGAAAACGTGAGGTGCAAAGGATACGCGCGGCCAAGTTGCATCACCTGACGCTTGCTGAGTTCGGCGAAGGGCCGCAGCAGGGTCAGTCCGGTCGCTTCGGCGCGGTTCAAGACCGCCTCGAACTCGGCAAAGAAAGCGGGCGTGGCGTCCGCAAATGGGTTGGAGCGCAGCGGCGCCAGGGCCAACTGGCCGATGCCGTTCAATTGGCACCACAGGGCCGCCTTGACGATCAACAGCAGGTTGCGTCCTGGAAGGTAGACCGCTTCGTCGGGCGTTTCGGCGCTTGGCACGTCGCGGCCCGTGGTGCTCCAGTGATCGCCGTAAAGGTCGGCGATCGGCATTTCGAGAACGATCAGCGGCTGCAAGAGCGGGCCATGCATGGCGGCCAAAAATCGCCTCAGCGACGCCGATTCCGCCTCTTGCCAGGTCGAGCCGAAGCGAATGTAAAACGGCTGCACGCGCCGGCCCAGGTCGAGCAAGTGCGCCACCAGAATGGAGCTGTCCAGCCCTCCACTGGCGAGCACGCCGATGGTCGATTGACGGTCGTTGCAGATCATCGTTGTTGTTCCACTGGGGCTGGAGGTGCTTGTCTATCATTCCCCGTCTACCGTCCGCCGTCTACCGTCTACCCCGTACCGTCTACCGCCGACCAAGCTGGCCTTGCTGCCCGGCCTGCCGACCGATACACTTCCCGCCCCCTCGTGCCTGCGCGGCTTCCGCCACCGCAGGCTGCATTTCAGCATTTTTCCTTGCAATGGGAACCGGGCCTCTTACAATAAACCTAAAGAGCGCCAATTCCCATCGTCACAACAGCTTCGGGTGAAACCATGAAGTCGGCGATGTTTGGCGCTCTGGTTGGTGCAGGTCTGGTCGTTTTCGCGGTGAGAGGTCCGTCTCTTTCCGGGGAGGCCTGGGCCCAACGGAGCGGCCCGCAAGAGGCGAGCCAATCCGGCGATCTGATTGCCATTTCGTCCCCCGCCGGCGAGCAAGGCCAGTCGGCGCAACAGATTACGATCATCGACCCCAAAACGCGGGTGATGGCCGTTTATCATGTCATGGCGACGGATGGCAAGATCGAGCTCAAAGCCGTGCGAAAGTTCGACTGGGACCTGCAAATCGAAGAATTCAACGCCACCAGCCCGCTGCCGCGGGAGGTGCGCTCGCAGATGACACCGAACTTTCATCAACGTTGATCGCTCATGGCCCGCAAACTGGTTCCGCTGGAAGAAGCCGCCAAGACCCTGGGTATTTCGCCCGACGAACTCAATAACCTCCGCGAGAACCGCGAGATCTACGGTTATCGCGACGGGGCAAGCTGGAAATTCAAGCCCGAAGACGTAGAGCGGTTGGCGCAAGAGCTTGCCGAACGCGGTTCGAAGCCCGCCAGCGATTCGTCGAGCTTGGCCGTCGACCTGAGCGACTCCGACGACGAGGGCGACGATATCGTGCTCTTACAGGAGGGCGCGCTGGGCGGCTCGGCCGGTGGGTCGAGCACGGTGATTGGCGGTCCGGCCAACGTCCAGTCTCCGGAAGACAGCGACATCAAGCTCTCGGACGTCAGCGGCGTGGAACTGGTCGGCGGCGGATCCAGCACGGTCATTTCCAAACCCAAAAGCGCGTCGGCGGCCGATAGCGAGGTCAGCATTCACCTGGCCGGAGAAAAGGACCAGGCCGGCAGCGATGTCTTGCCGCTGGGCGGTAGTGACGTTTTGCCGCGCGGCGGTAGTGACGTCTTGTCGCTGAGCGGCAGTGATGTTTTGCCCCTCGATCTGACGGGCGAAGGATCGAGCGGAAAGAAAGGGCCGGGCAGCGACCTCACGTTGGCCACAGAACAGGCCGTCGGCGAGGGAATCGATAGCGATTTGGCGATTGTGACCGGCGGCAGTTCGGGCAAGATCGTCGGCGGCGGGCCGGGCAGCGACTTGACGCTGGGCAGCTCCGACGACGACGTGTTCCAATTGCAAGATCCGGGCGGCAGCGCCATCACGCTCGCCGAAGAGGGCGGCTCCGGTCCCGGCAGCGACATTACCATCAGTCCGGGCGACAGCGGAATCAACCTGATCGACCCCAGCGACAGCGGCATTTCGCTGGAAGAGCCGCTGGAGCTGAGCTCGGCCGACGACGAATCGTCGTTCGATCTGAGCAGCGACAGCAGCGGCGATTCGAGCGGGACCTTGGGCGACAGCGCCGACTTCGATTCCGACGCGGTGATGGAGCTGCAAAGCGAAGACGAATTCCTGCTCACGCCGCTGGAAGAGTCGATCGACGACGAATCGCAAGACAGCGGCTCGCAGGTCATCGCGCTCGATTCCGACGCCGATTTCGACGACGCCACGCCGACCGCATTGGGTTCGCCCGACATGCTGGGCGGCGCGCTGCTGGAGCCGGAAGAGGCAGGCGCCGGCTTGGCCACGCCAGACCTCGGGCTCGGCGCGGCCGTGGCGCCAGGGCTGGCCATGGCGCCAGGCATGGTGATGGCATCGGCACGCGAGGCGCCTTACAGCGTGTGGCAGGTTCTCGGTCTGTCGACCTGCGTGCTGTTGCTGGCCATGTGCGGCATGATGACCTACGACCTGATGCGCAACATGTGGAGTTGGGAAGGCGCTTACACGGCCAACAGCACGCTCATGGACGCAATTCTGGGGATGTTTTAGTGTTTCTCGTTCGCCGACGGATTGATTCGCGGGCATAGCACGTAGGGTGGGACCAGCGAGCTTGCGAGCGCCGGCCCGCCGATAGCGATGTCATTTTATGGTGGGCCGGCGCTCGCAAGCTCGCTGGTCCCACCTACCCCTGACCTACGGTTTTCGCAATTGTTCGAAAGGATTCGAAGCATGCTTGCCGCACGGTTCAGTGCATTAGGGGTGGGCCTCGTCTCGCTGACCCTGTTGCCGGGCTGTCAACTGGTGCCCAAGAGCCATCTCGACGCGGCCGAAGCCCAGAACCGTATGTTGGCCGAACAGAAGAACTCGCTGTTGGCCGAAAACGAGAACCTGCGCGTCCACAGTCGGCGCCTCGAAGAGCAAGTCAAGCAGGCCGAAGAAGAACTGGCCGAGATGGAAGAACGCGCGGGACCCCGGCACCGGTAGCGAGACGCAGCAGGGGCCTGGGGAATCGCACGGGGAAATTGCAAATTGCACCCCGGCCAACTCGCAGGCCCGCAGGCGATTGCGGCCGTCCAGGATCAGTCCTAGGTGGAGCACGACTTCTTCCCGCAGGCCGTTGGCCTTGTTCGCCAAGTGAGCCACGCTCTAAGGATTGTGATGCAGAGGAATCTCGGCACAATAGAGGCATGACCGACGAAATCAAACAGGCATTGAGGTCGATGTTGATGCCGACCGCCGGCGAGTGTCAGCGCGTCGCCTGGCGGCCGGCCGCCGATATCTACCGCACGCGCCGCGGATGGCTGGTCAAGTTCGATCTGGCCGGCGTGCGGCCGCAAGAGATCGAGCTGGTCGCCAGCGGGCGGCAGCTCACGGTGCGCGGCCTGCGACGCGACTGCACCCTCGAAGAAGGCTGCCGCTACCACTCGCTGGAAATCTCTTACAATCGCTTCGAGCGGACGCTTGAATTGCCGTGCCCACTGGACGCGGCGCAAATCACCACCGATTATCGTGATGGAATGCTCCTGGTGCAGCTTGAAATGGAGAACCCCGAAGAATGACTGTCGAACGGGCCGCGGTGCTGCCGGTTTTGCCGCTGAAAAACAGCGTGCTGTTCCCTCATCTGTTGATGCCGCTGGCCGTGGGCCGGGCCGCGTCGATCGCGGCCATCGAGTCGGCGTTGACCAGCGAAGACAAGTCGATCTTCGTGGTCGCCCAGCGAAATCCGGAAGTGGACGAACCCGCCCAGAGCGACCTGTTCGCGGCCGGCACCACCGCCGTCATCAAACGCATGGAGCGGGCCGAAGGCGGCATGCGGCTCATCATCCAAGGCATCGAGCGGGCGGAGCTCGTGAGCTTGGAAACGGGCGAAGCGTTCCTCAAGGCGCAGCTCCGGTTCTTGCCCGAACCAACCGACGAAGGGACCGAGATCGAGGCCCTGCAGCGCGAGGTGTTGCAAGAGGCATCGCGGATTCACTCGATGGTCGATCCCGACGCCCAGCTTGGACTCGACCAGATCATGTCGCAAGTGAGCGAAGTGCTGCACCAGGTGTATCTGCTGGCCTCGATGTTGGGCCTGGGGCTGCCGCAATCGCAGCAGTTGCTGGAGGCACCGACGCGGCTGGCGGCCCTGCAATTGATTCATTCCCAGTTGCGGCACGAGGCCCAGGTGCTGGAGCTGCGGCAAAAGATCGCCTCGCAGGCGCAAACGGAAATGGGCCGCGAGCAACGCGAGTATCTGCTGCGGCAGCAGATGCGGGCCATCCAGGAAGAGCTGGGCGAGCAAAGCCCCGAACAAGCCGACGTGTCCGAGCTGCGGAAGAGGTTGGCCGAGGCCGACCTGCCCGACGAACCGCGCAAGGAAGCCGCGCGTGAGCTGGGCCGGCTGGAGCGGCTTCCCACGGCGGCGCCCGATTACCAGATGACGCGGGCCTATCTGGAGCTGATTCTGGAGCTGCCTTGGCGAAAACACACCGAAGACAAGCTCGATCTTCCAAGTGCCCGGCAGATTCTGGATGAAGACCATTTCGATCTGAAGGAAGTCAAAGAGCGGATCATCGAGCAGTTGGCCGTGCTCAAGCTCAATCCGCGGGCCAAGGCGCCGATTCTGTGCTTCGTGGG
The sequence above is drawn from the Pirellulales bacterium genome and encodes:
- a CDS encoding 7-cyano-7-deazaguanine synthase, which gives rise to MICNDRQSTIGVLASGGLDSSILVAHLLDLGRRVQPFYIRFGSTWQEAESASLRRFLAAMHGPLLQPLIVLEMPIADLYGDHWSTTGRDVPSAETPDEAVYLPGRNLLLIVKAALWCQLNGIGQLALAPLRSNPFADATPAFFAEFEAVLNRAEATGLTLLRPFAELSKRQVMQLGRAYPLHLTFSCIDPCGGTHCGACNKCAERQQAFRLIGEADQTQYRCQSSSSSLPSPSPSEQSSRTMIA
- a CDS encoding helix-turn-helix domain-containing protein, coding for MARKLVPLEEAAKTLGISPDELNNLRENREIYGYRDGASWKFKPEDVERLAQELAERGSKPASDSSSLAVDLSDSDDEGDDIVLLQEGALGGSAGGSSTVIGGPANVQSPEDSDIKLSDVSGVELVGGGSSTVISKPKSASAADSEVSIHLAGEKDQAGSDVLPLGGSDVLPRGGSDVLSLSGSDVLPLDLTGEGSSGKKGPGSDLTLATEQAVGEGIDSDLAIVTGGSSGKIVGGGPGSDLTLGSSDDDVFQLQDPGGSAITLAEEGGSGPGSDITISPGDSGINLIDPSDSGISLEEPLELSSADDESSFDLSSDSSGDSSGTLGDSADFDSDAVMELQSEDEFLLTPLEESIDDESQDSGSQVIALDSDADFDDATPTALGSPDMLGGALLEPEEAGAGLATPDLGLGAAVAPGLAMAPGMVMASAREAPYSVWQVLGLSTCVLLLAMCGMMTYDLMRNMWSWEGAYTANSTLMDAILGMF
- a CDS encoding Hsp20/alpha crystallin family protein, whose protein sequence is MTDEIKQALRSMLMPTAGECQRVAWRPAADIYRTRRGWLVKFDLAGVRPQEIELVASGRQLTVRGLRRDCTLEEGCRYHSLEISYNRFERTLELPCPLDAAQITTDYRDGMLLVQLEMENPEE